One Megasphaera vaginalis (ex Bordigoni et al. 2020) genomic region harbors:
- the gatA gene encoding Asp-tRNA(Asn)/Glu-tRNA(Gln) amidotransferase subunit GatA — MEALTIHALHEKLIKGEISACELTAKYLAHKDVVEPQVKAFLSDNREGAAAAAAVVDRKLAAHEEIADLAGIPGAIKDNICIKGEQATCASKILENFRSPYHATVIDKLRALDYVSLGKTNMDEFAMGSSTENSAFQVTANPWNRDCVPGGSSGGSAAAVASGAAVWSLGSDTGGSVRQPAAYCGLVGLKPTYGLVSRFGLIAFASSLDQIGPLTNDVEDCAIVLNAIAGHDVKDSTSIRQEKKDYKKALVRDVKGMKIGIPEEFFAEGLDDGCRKSLNEAIETYRKLGAEIIGVKMPHMKYGLAAYYIIAPAEASSNLGRYDGVGFGLRVRGKDIVDMYKKTRSQGFGPEVQRRILLGTYVLSAGYYDAYYLRAMKVRTLVKADYDKALETCDILLTPTTPDTAFKIGQNSDNPLAMYLGDVCTVTLNLAGLPGISLPCGYKDGMPVGMQLIGRALDEETLLRAAYTFEQERTDLRKPLPMGEVKF, encoded by the coding sequence GTGGAAGCATTGACGATCCATGCACTGCATGAAAAATTGATCAAAGGCGAGATTTCAGCCTGTGAGCTGACGGCCAAGTATCTGGCGCATAAGGATGTTGTCGAACCGCAAGTCAAGGCGTTTTTATCGGATAACAGGGAAGGTGCGGCGGCAGCGGCCGCCGTTGTTGACCGGAAGCTGGCCGCCCATGAAGAGATTGCCGATCTGGCCGGTATTCCCGGCGCTATTAAGGATAATATCTGCATCAAGGGCGAACAGGCGACGTGCGCCTCGAAAATACTGGAAAACTTCAGGTCGCCTTATCATGCGACGGTTATTGATAAGTTGCGCGCCCTCGATTACGTCAGTCTCGGCAAGACGAATATGGACGAATTCGCCATGGGCAGTTCAACGGAAAACTCCGCGTTTCAAGTGACTGCCAATCCGTGGAACAGGGATTGCGTGCCCGGCGGCTCTTCCGGCGGTTCCGCCGCCGCCGTTGCTTCCGGCGCCGCCGTTTGGAGTCTCGGCTCCGATACGGGAGGCTCGGTTCGTCAGCCGGCTGCATATTGCGGTCTTGTCGGGTTGAAACCGACGTACGGCCTTGTCTCTCGTTTCGGACTTATCGCCTTTGCGTCATCCCTTGATCAAATCGGGCCGTTGACGAATGATGTGGAAGACTGCGCGATCGTCCTTAATGCGATTGCTGGTCACGACGTCAAGGATTCGACATCGATTCGGCAGGAAAAAAAGGATTATAAAAAAGCGCTTGTCCGTGATGTGAAGGGCATGAAAATCGGGATTCCGGAAGAATTTTTTGCCGAAGGGCTTGATGACGGCTGCCGCAAGTCTCTGAATGAAGCGATTGAAACGTATAGGAAGCTCGGCGCTGAAATCATCGGCGTGAAAATGCCTCATATGAAATACGGGTTGGCGGCCTATTATATTATCGCTCCCGCCGAAGCCAGCTCCAATCTCGGCCGCTATGATGGTGTCGGGTTCGGTCTGCGCGTACGGGGCAAGGATATTGTCGATATGTACAAAAAGACGCGTTCACAGGGATTCGGACCTGAAGTGCAGCGCCGTATTCTTTTGGGTACGTATGTGCTCAGCGCCGGTTATTACGATGCCTACTATCTGCGGGCCATGAAGGTGCGTACACTCGTCAAAGCGGATTATGACAAGGCCTTGGAAACTTGCGATATCCTTTTGACGCCTACGACGCCGGACACGGCATTCAAAATCGGCCAAAACAGCGATAACCCGTTGGCCATGTATCTCGGTGACGTTTGTACGGTCACCTTGAACCTGGCTGGTTTGCCGGGAATTAGCTTACCTTGCGGCTATAAGGACGGCATGCCTGTAGGCATGCAGCTCATCGGCAGAGCCCTTGATGAAGAAACGCTGCTGCGCGCTGCGTACACCTTTGAACAGGAACGTACGGATTTACGGAAACCGTTGCCAATGGGGGAGGTTAAATTCTGA
- the gatC gene encoding Asp-tRNA(Asn)/Glu-tRNA(Gln) amidotransferase subunit GatC, with protein MKVSAEEIKKIALLSRLEVQDEDLESVGKQLNDILTYMELIGQVDISDVEPTAHAVSMFNVMREDVPQPSMSNEDALQNAPEREDGYFKVPKVIQD; from the coding sequence ATGAAGGTTAGTGCCGAAGAAATCAAAAAGATCGCACTGTTGTCTCGATTGGAAGTGCAAGACGAAGACCTGGAATCTGTCGGCAAGCAATTGAATGATATTTTGACGTACATGGAGCTTATCGGTCAAGTTGATATCAGTGATGTCGAACCGACGGCTCACGCCGTTTCCATGTTTAACGTTATGCGCGAAGATGTGCCGCAGCCTTCCATGTCCAACGAAGATGCGTTGCAGAATGCGCCGGAACGGGAAGACGGCTACTTCAAGGTTCCGAAAGTGATACAAGACTGA
- the ligA gene encoding NAD-dependent DNA ligase LigA, whose amino-acid sequence MTDKEMAQRLKELRETIDFYGYQYYTLDKPTITDYEYDMLYRELENIEKAHPEWITADSPTQRVGHKIAGGFEKYTHDRPMLSLGDVFNDAELMDFDRRVRQDLDGEAPEYVVELKIDGLAVNLIYEDGSFIRGVTRGDGTVGEDITNNIRTIRTVPLHIDNAPPHMEVRGEVYMPVRAFEALNEQRREDELEPFANPRNAAAGSLRQLDPQITAQRKLAFFAYAVGGTIGMAIGSQQELLQRLRDFRFHVNPESAVFTNMTGVIDFIHTWDEGRCTLPYATDGMVVKVNSFAQQKRLGNTVKIPRWAIAYKFPPEQARTKVLGISLSLGRTGVLTPAADLAPVRLAGTTVKRATLHNEDYIRDKDIRVGDTVIIQKAGEIIPEVVRSLPQERTGRETPFCMPAVCPSCGSPVVRRDGEAATRCTNPACPAVLCEQFAHFVSRDAMNIDGLGTASVRQLVERQLLHSVADIYSLTHAELLGLEGFAEKSAQNLLQAIEKSKNVGLARLLFALGIRFVGAKAGRILAEHFGSMEALAAAELTELTAIKEIGPRIAESVVAYLREPKNRELIRALQERGVDLTAEKRELINASFDGEVVVLTGKLELMGRKEAQDAIERRGGKCTAAVTKKTTLVIAGAEPGSKYEKAKSLGTHIITEREFAEWLERG is encoded by the coding sequence ATGACTGATAAGGAAATGGCGCAACGCCTCAAGGAACTGCGTGAGACCATCGATTTTTACGGCTATCAATATTATACGCTCGACAAGCCGACAATTACCGATTATGAATATGATATGCTCTATCGGGAACTGGAGAATATTGAAAAAGCGCATCCCGAATGGATCACCGCCGATTCTCCGACGCAACGTGTAGGTCATAAGATCGCCGGCGGATTTGAAAAATACACACACGATCGGCCGATGCTCAGCTTGGGAGATGTGTTCAACGATGCCGAACTGATGGATTTCGACCGCCGCGTGCGGCAGGATCTTGACGGTGAAGCGCCGGAATATGTCGTCGAGCTGAAGATCGACGGTCTCGCCGTCAACTTGATTTATGAAGACGGCAGCTTTATTCGCGGCGTTACACGAGGTGACGGTACTGTCGGCGAAGATATTACGAATAACATCAGGACAATTCGAACGGTTCCGCTGCATATCGACAACGCGCCGCCTCATATGGAAGTGCGCGGCGAGGTCTATATGCCCGTCCGCGCTTTTGAGGCTTTGAACGAACAGCGGCGCGAAGATGAGCTTGAACCATTTGCCAATCCCCGTAACGCCGCCGCCGGTTCGCTGCGCCAGTTGGACCCGCAGATCACGGCACAGCGCAAGCTTGCCTTTTTCGCCTACGCCGTCGGCGGAACGATAGGAATGGCGATCGGGAGTCAGCAGGAACTGTTGCAACGCCTGCGTGATTTCCGTTTTCACGTTAATCCCGAATCGGCCGTTTTCACGAATATGACAGGCGTCATCGACTTTATCCATACGTGGGATGAGGGGCGCTGTACGTTGCCTTATGCGACAGACGGCATGGTCGTCAAGGTTAATTCCTTCGCCCAGCAGAAACGGCTCGGCAACACTGTTAAAATTCCGCGTTGGGCGATTGCTTATAAGTTTCCGCCGGAGCAGGCCAGGACGAAGGTGCTCGGAATTTCTCTTTCCCTCGGCCGTACCGGCGTCCTGACGCCGGCTGCTGATTTGGCGCCGGTTCGCTTGGCCGGAACGACGGTTAAACGGGCGACGCTTCATAACGAAGACTATATTCGCGATAAGGATATTCGCGTCGGCGACACGGTCATTATCCAGAAGGCCGGCGAGATTATTCCTGAAGTCGTCCGTTCGCTGCCGCAAGAGCGAACGGGGCGGGAAACGCCTTTTTGCATGCCTGCGGTCTGTCCGAGTTGCGGCAGTCCTGTCGTACGTCGTGACGGGGAAGCGGCGACACGTTGCACTAATCCGGCGTGTCCCGCCGTGCTCTGCGAACAGTTTGCCCATTTTGTCAGCCGTGATGCCATGAATATCGACGGCCTCGGTACGGCCAGCGTTCGGCAGCTTGTCGAGAGGCAGCTGCTTCATTCCGTAGCCGATATTTATTCGTTGACGCATGCTGAATTGCTGGGGCTTGAGGGGTTTGCCGAAAAATCGGCGCAAAATCTTCTCCAGGCTATTGAAAAGAGCAAGAACGTCGGGTTGGCGCGGCTCCTGTTCGCGCTGGGGATCCGCTTCGTCGGCGCGAAAGCGGGACGGATATTGGCCGAACATTTCGGTTCCATGGAAGCGCTGGCGGCGGCGGAGTTGACGGAGCTGACGGCTATCAAAGAGATCGGGCCGCGCATTGCCGAGTCGGTCGTCGCGTATTTGCGTGAACCGAAGAACCGGGAGCTTATTCGCGCGCTGCAAGAACGCGGCGTCGATTTAACGGCGGAGAAACGGGAACTGATCAACGCCTCGTTTGACGGAGAGGTTGTCGTTCTGACAGGCAAGCTGGAACTCATGGGACGAAAAGAAGCACAAGATGCAATCGAACGGCGCGGCGGCAAATGTACCGCTGCAGTGACGAAGAAGACGACGTTGGTTATTGCCGGCGCCGAACCGGGCAGTAAGTATGAAAAGGCCAAATCGTTGGGAACTCACATCATTACGGAGCGGGAATTTGCGGAATGGCTGGAGCGCGGATAG
- the pcrA gene encoding DNA helicase PcrA, producing MNPIFATLNDRQLEAVRHTEGPLLITAGAGSGKTKVLTCRIAHLLEKGAAPYQILAITFTNKAAKEMRERVQHLVGTTAEKIWLSTFHSFCAKLLRFEIDGFSGYTRNFSIYDSADQLTLIKDCLKTMNLDDKQFPPRSVLGTISSAKNVLWTAAEYAERAGDFYEQKVAEAYALYEKKLKENNALDFDDLLLTAVKLLQERREIREKYQDRFHYVLVDEYQDTNKAQYMLTKMLAAKWRNICVVGDADQSIYAWRGADIQNIIDFMGDYPDGTTIKLEQNYRSTQTILNAANAVIENNEERPKKVLWTENAAGGKIIHYAAQTEHDEADYIAGVMYNRHEISREPYGDMAVLFRTNSQSRVLEEKLIRYGVPYTMVGGTKFYDRKEIKDVLAYLRLLYNPEDSLSLIRIINVPKRNIGAATLEHLTDFAEARRVSLFEALSSEENLPVTKRAKAALEDFTVTIFDLLSHVAEWDLLTLIEHVIADTGYGAMLDQDAAHDPQGESRKDNVGEFLSVAKDYMDTNEGGSLQDFLENIALVSDVDDFESNDSKVTLMTLHAAKGLEFPVVFLAGLDEGLFPHSRTLLDTAQIEEERRLAYVGITRAERQLYVTNAATRTMYGRVAAYLPSRFLGEIPDGLIEEFHRRAALPSQREGAVPGKQRLSILTKPVTTSLPKSRAVDSSWQKGDRVRHKVWGTGTVLDVIGEGAGMQMRIQFPTQGIRQIVVKYAPLEKL from the coding sequence ATGAACCCCATTTTTGCAACCTTAAACGACAGGCAGCTTGAGGCCGTGCGGCATACGGAAGGGCCGCTGTTGATTACGGCCGGCGCCGGATCGGGAAAGACGAAGGTCCTGACCTGCCGTATTGCTCACTTATTGGAAAAAGGTGCGGCGCCGTATCAGATTCTGGCGATTACCTTTACTAACAAGGCCGCAAAGGAAATGCGTGAGCGTGTGCAGCATCTCGTCGGTACGACGGCGGAAAAAATCTGGCTCAGCACCTTTCATTCTTTTTGTGCCAAATTGCTTCGCTTTGAAATCGACGGCTTCAGCGGATACACGCGCAATTTTTCGATTTACGACAGCGCCGATCAACTGACGCTCATCAAGGACTGCCTGAAAACAATGAATCTTGACGATAAGCAATTTCCACCGCGCTCCGTTCTGGGGACGATTTCAAGTGCCAAGAATGTGCTTTGGACGGCTGCGGAATATGCCGAACGGGCCGGCGATTTTTACGAGCAGAAGGTCGCCGAGGCGTACGCCTTATATGAGAAGAAACTGAAGGAAAACAACGCCCTTGATTTTGACGATCTTTTGCTGACAGCCGTCAAGTTGTTGCAGGAAAGACGGGAAATACGAGAAAAGTACCAAGACCGTTTTCACTATGTTTTGGTTGATGAATATCAGGATACGAACAAGGCGCAATATATGCTGACGAAGATGTTGGCTGCCAAGTGGCGGAATATTTGCGTCGTCGGCGACGCGGATCAGAGTATTTATGCCTGGCGCGGCGCCGATATTCAGAACATTATCGACTTCATGGGCGACTACCCCGATGGCACGACGATCAAACTGGAACAGAATTACCGCTCGACGCAGACGATTTTGAATGCGGCTAATGCGGTTATCGAAAATAACGAAGAACGGCCGAAGAAAGTCTTGTGGACCGAAAATGCCGCAGGCGGCAAGATTATCCATTACGCGGCGCAGACAGAGCATGATGAAGCGGATTACATTGCCGGCGTGATGTATAATCGTCACGAGATCAGTCGCGAGCCCTACGGTGATATGGCCGTTCTTTTCCGTACGAACTCCCAGTCCCGCGTCTTGGAAGAAAAGCTTATCCGTTACGGCGTGCCCTATACGATGGTGGGCGGCACGAAGTTCTACGACCGCAAGGAAATTAAAGATGTATTGGCTTATTTGCGTCTGCTTTACAATCCGGAGGACAGTTTGAGCTTGATCCGTATCATCAACGTGCCGAAACGGAATATCGGAGCGGCGACGCTGGAGCATTTGACCGACTTTGCCGAAGCGAGACGAGTCTCTCTCTTTGAGGCGCTTTCGTCGGAAGAGAATCTGCCTGTTACGAAGCGTGCCAAGGCGGCGCTGGAAGATTTTACCGTGACGATTTTTGACTTGCTCAGCCATGTGGCAGAATGGGATCTGTTGACGCTGATCGAGCACGTTATCGCCGATACGGGCTACGGCGCCATGCTCGATCAGGATGCGGCTCATGATCCGCAAGGTGAAAGCCGTAAAGACAATGTCGGCGAATTTCTTTCCGTTGCGAAGGATTACATGGATACGAATGAAGGCGGCAGTTTGCAGGATTTTCTGGAAAATATCGCATTGGTCAGCGATGTTGACGATTTTGAAAGCAACGATTCCAAGGTTACGCTGATGACGCTTCATGCCGCTAAGGGACTGGAGTTTCCCGTCGTTTTTCTCGCCGGCCTGGATGAGGGGCTCTTTCCGCATAGCCGCACCTTGCTGGATACGGCGCAGATTGAAGAAGAACGGCGTCTGGCTTATGTCGGCATTACGCGGGCGGAACGTCAGCTGTATGTGACCAATGCGGCGACGCGGACGATGTACGGCCGCGTCGCCGCGTATTTGCCGAGCCGCTTCCTGGGGGAAATTCCCGACGGGTTAATCGAAGAATTTCATCGCCGCGCCGCCTTGCCATCGCAGCGTGAAGGGGCCGTACCGGGGAAGCAGCGCCTTTCGATTTTGACAAAACCGGTGACGACGTCGCTGCCGAAAAGCCGCGCTGTCGATTCTTCGTGGCAGAAAGGGGACCGGGTTCGCCATAAGGTTTGGGGGACCGGCACGGTTTTGGATGTTATCGGCGAAGGGGCGGGAATGCAGATGAGGATACAATTTCCTACGCAGGGGATACGTCAGATCGTCGTTAAATATGCACCCCTTGAAAAACTATAG
- a CDS encoding manganese-dependent inorganic pyrophosphatase, which translates to MKHDIFVTGHRSPDTDSICSSLAMAKLKQLQGFDAVAVRAGEPNKESLFALQYFHVELQPLVTDFYVKVGDAVYTDMAALPVSASLKDAANWFRGHAADILPVSDGGKFVGVVDRAALAEEFIKTVRGEELSTIKALAHDPALSFAVGDNGHDVPAEGTYPVTDDGKYVGLVCAEAVAKVKKQKVFLVDHNEKKQIIDGIDEAEIIGVLDHHRIGGTLATAGPIFILFKPVGCSATIVTEQYEAAHIAIPKAIAGLLLSAIISDTVLFRSPTCTEEDKQAACKLAEIAGVDIETYGMEMLKAGANVSDLTPDQIAHNDMKEFNGNGKTFTVSQVQVMDTTDLLAQKKVLLSALEKMRAEKNYVASFLMITSIIDESTNLIFAGNMDDIVAKAFAADVLDKEVFLPQVMSRKKQVIPPILSAM; encoded by the coding sequence ATGAAACACGATATCTTCGTTACGGGGCACAGAAGCCCTGATACAGATTCCATTTGCTCTTCGCTGGCAATGGCCAAATTGAAGCAGCTCCAAGGCTTTGACGCCGTAGCCGTCCGCGCCGGTGAACCGAACAAGGAATCGCTTTTCGCCTTGCAGTATTTTCACGTGGAATTGCAGCCGTTGGTTACGGATTTTTATGTAAAGGTCGGCGACGCCGTTTATACCGATATGGCGGCGCTGCCTGTCAGCGCCAGTCTGAAGGATGCCGCCAACTGGTTCCGCGGCCACGCTGCGGATATACTTCCCGTATCGGACGGCGGCAAGTTTGTCGGCGTTGTTGACCGCGCCGCCTTGGCTGAAGAATTTATTAAGACCGTACGCGGCGAAGAACTCAGTACGATTAAGGCCTTGGCTCACGATCCGGCGCTTTCTTTCGCCGTCGGCGATAACGGCCACGACGTACCTGCCGAAGGGACATATCCCGTAACGGATGACGGTAAGTATGTGGGCTTGGTTTGCGCCGAAGCGGTAGCCAAGGTGAAGAAGCAGAAGGTATTTCTCGTCGATCACAATGAAAAAAAGCAGATCATCGACGGCATTGACGAAGCTGAAATCATCGGCGTTCTCGATCATCATCGCATCGGCGGCACCTTAGCGACGGCCGGTCCGATCTTTATCCTTTTCAAGCCCGTCGGCTGTTCGGCGACTATTGTAACGGAACAGTATGAAGCGGCGCATATTGCCATTCCCAAGGCTATCGCCGGACTGTTGCTTTCGGCGATCATTTCCGATACCGTTTTGTTCCGTTCGCCTACCTGCACGGAAGAGGATAAACAGGCGGCCTGTAAGTTGGCGGAGATCGCCGGTGTCGATATCGAGACATACGGCATGGAAATGCTCAAGGCCGGCGCGAATGTTTCCGATTTGACGCCGGATCAGATCGCTCATAACGATATGAAGGAATTCAACGGCAACGGGAAGACTTTTACGGTATCGCAGGTGCAGGTCATGGATACGACGGACTTGCTGGCTCAGAAAAAAGTCCTTCTCAGCGCGCTGGAAAAAATGCGCGCCGAAAAGAATTATGTCGCATCCTTCCTGATGATCACGAGCATTATCGACGAATCGACGAATCTGATTTTTGCCGGCAACATGGATGATATCGTAGCCAAGGCTTTTGCTGCCGACGTCCTTGATAAGGAAGTATTCCTGCCGCAGGTCATGAGCCGTAAGAAGCAGGTTATTCCGCCGATCCTTTCGGCAATGTAA
- the rplS gene encoding 50S ribosomal protein L19: MNIISVLEQEQLRSDIPDFRPGDTVKVHVKVVEGNRERIQVFEGVVIGRQNGGVRETFTVRRLSYGVGVERTFLVHSPRLAKIEVSRRGIVRRAKLHYLRGLTGKAARIRERR, encoded by the coding sequence ATGAATATCATCAGCGTACTTGAACAGGAACAACTTCGCAGCGACATTCCCGACTTCCGCCCCGGTGATACCGTAAAGGTACACGTAAAGGTTGTCGAAGGCAACCGGGAACGTATTCAGGTCTTTGAAGGCGTCGTCATCGGCCGCCAGAACGGTGGCGTTCGGGAAACCTTCACCGTTCGCCGGCTTTCTTACGGTGTCGGTGTTGAACGTACTTTCTTGGTGCACTCTCCCCGACTGGCAAAGATCGAAGTTTCCCGCCGCGGTATTGTCCGCCGCGCAAAGCTGCATTATCTGCGCGGACTTACAGGCAAGGCTGCCCGGATTCGCGAACGTCGCTAA
- the glyS gene encoding glycine--tRNA ligase subunit beta, with translation MSRDLLLEIGTEEIPAHYMPSLLRQVKELAAAKFKEAHISHEAIRVLGTPRRVALLIAGVAEKQADVSARNKGPSVKIAFDGEGKPTKAAAGFARGQQVDVADLIVEDGYVFADVTTVGAATASLLPAMMKELVLSLSFPKSMIWGNQDVRFVRPLRWFVGLFGSDVIPFSLAGVQAGKVSRGHRFLGTGDFTVSSMREYERVTKEHFLIVDPEERKAMILKGLQELAEEKGGRVMIDEELLEEVVYLVEYPTVLCGAFDKEFLALPEAAIITPMKDHQRYFPMRDGDGKLMNLFLTVRNGDAAYLETVRRGNERVLRARLDDAKFFFEEDKKKKLADRIDDLQKIVFQDGLGTLRDKAERLAAITVFLKDKLDLPVDNRDLQRLSLLAKTDLLTQMVMEFTELQGVMGKEYALLDGEKAAVAEAINEQYLPRFAGDGLPQTIMGKILVVADKFDTITGSFSLGLVPTGSQDPFALRRQTIGILNILMEADWNLNCTEVFAYILELLHVAFNDREAVMGQLNEYFALRLKNILQDQGFDYRIIDCVLQSDTLNAAAAAKRAAALAAAGVMEQTELLQAYTRVGNMVKDADDTAVDPSLFESKEETALFAACQAMSGRLSQAYSTCDYTAAVAILSEGVEPINAFLDNVLVMHEKESVKRNRLHLLTAVFALIRPLGNIKKLL, from the coding sequence ATGAGCAGAGATTTATTACTGGAAATCGGCACGGAAGAAATACCGGCTCATTATATGCCGAGCCTGTTGAGACAGGTGAAGGAATTGGCGGCAGCGAAGTTCAAGGAAGCCCATATCAGCCATGAAGCGATCAGAGTGCTCGGCACACCGCGCCGTGTAGCTTTGCTGATAGCCGGTGTCGCGGAAAAACAGGCCGACGTTTCGGCCAGAAATAAAGGGCCGTCCGTCAAGATCGCTTTTGATGGCGAAGGAAAGCCGACAAAGGCGGCTGCAGGTTTTGCTCGCGGGCAGCAAGTCGATGTTGCCGATCTGATCGTCGAAGACGGCTACGTTTTTGCCGATGTGACGACTGTCGGCGCCGCGACGGCGAGCCTTTTGCCGGCAATGATGAAAGAGCTCGTCCTGTCCTTATCTTTTCCGAAGAGCATGATATGGGGAAATCAGGATGTTCGTTTCGTTCGCCCCCTGCGCTGGTTCGTAGGTCTTTTCGGCAGCGACGTCATTCCTTTTTCGCTGGCCGGCGTTCAGGCAGGCAAGGTCAGCCGCGGTCATCGCTTCTTGGGGACAGGGGATTTTACCGTTTCTTCCATGCGTGAATATGAACGGGTAACGAAGGAACATTTTCTCATCGTCGACCCGGAAGAGCGGAAAGCGATGATTCTCAAAGGGCTGCAAGAACTGGCGGAAGAAAAGGGCGGTAGGGTCATGATAGATGAAGAGCTGCTGGAAGAGGTCGTTTATCTCGTCGAGTACCCGACAGTCCTCTGCGGCGCTTTTGACAAAGAATTTCTGGCGTTGCCGGAAGCTGCCATCATCACGCCGATGAAGGATCATCAGCGTTATTTTCCGATGCGCGACGGGGACGGCAAGCTCATGAATCTTTTCCTGACCGTACGCAACGGCGATGCCGCGTATTTGGAAACGGTCCGGCGCGGTAATGAACGCGTACTGCGGGCCCGGCTCGACGACGCCAAATTTTTCTTTGAAGAAGATAAAAAGAAAAAATTGGCCGACCGTATTGACGATTTGCAGAAAATCGTTTTCCAAGACGGCTTGGGAACGCTTCGTGATAAAGCCGAACGCCTGGCGGCCATTACGGTATTCTTGAAGGATAAGTTGGATTTGCCCGTCGATAACCGCGATTTGCAGCGTCTTTCTTTATTGGCGAAGACCGATTTATTGACGCAGATGGTTATGGAATTTACGGAATTGCAGGGCGTCATGGGGAAGGAGTATGCGCTTCTTGACGGAGAAAAGGCGGCTGTAGCCGAAGCGATTAACGAACAGTATTTGCCGCGCTTCGCCGGAGACGGGCTGCCGCAGACGATAATGGGAAAAATTCTCGTCGTTGCCGATAAATTCGATACCATTACCGGTTCGTTCAGCCTGGGCCTGGTTCCGACGGGATCGCAGGACCCCTTTGCCTTGCGCCGGCAGACGATCGGCATTCTGAATATCCTGATGGAAGCGGACTGGAATTTGAATTGTACGGAAGTTTTCGCGTACATCCTGGAGCTTTTGCATGTCGCTTTTAACGATCGGGAAGCCGTCATGGGTCAGCTTAACGAATATTTTGCTCTTCGTCTGAAAAATATTTTACAAGATCAGGGGTTTGATTACCGCATTATTGATTGCGTTTTACAATCTGACACACTGAATGCGGCCGCGGCTGCCAAGCGCGCGGCGGCATTGGCAGCCGCCGGCGTTATGGAACAGACGGAATTGCTGCAAGCCTATACTCGCGTTGGCAATATGGTCAAAGATGCCGACGATACGGCTGTCGATCCCTCCTTATTTGAAAGTAAGGAAGAAACGGCGCTTTTCGCTGCCTGCCAAGCCATGTCCGGCCGTTTGTCGCAAGCCTACTCGACATGTGATTATACGGCGGCCGTCGCCATTTTGTCCGAAGGTGTCGAACCGATCAACGCCTTCCTTGACAACGTTTTGGTCATGCATGAAAAGGAATCGGTCAAAAGGAATCGGCTGCACTTGCTGACCGCCGTTTTTGCGTTGATCAGGCCGCTGGGAAATATTAAAAAATTATTGTAA
- the glyQ gene encoding glycine--tRNA ligase subunit alpha — translation MNFQEMIFALKKFWSSQGCIIQEPYDVEKGAGTMNPATFLRTLGPEPWHVAYVEPSRRPADGRYGDNPNRLYQHHQFQVICKPSPYNIQELYLQSLEELGINPQEHDIRFVEDNWESPTLGAWGLGWEVWLDGMEITQFTYFQQVGGIDVKPVSSEITYGMERLAMYIQGVDNVYDLEWTTGVTYGDIFHQNEVEQSTYAFTLSDSKLLFHLFDLYEAEAMRVIQAGFVIPAYDYVLKCSHTFNLLDAGGAISVSERAAFIGRVRNMARACAKTYLEQREKLGFPMLKEDK, via the coding sequence ATGAATTTTCAGGAAATGATCTTTGCATTGAAGAAATTTTGGTCTTCCCAAGGCTGCATCATTCAGGAACCGTATGATGTGGAAAAGGGCGCCGGTACGATGAATCCGGCTACATTCTTGCGTACCTTGGGGCCGGAACCGTGGCATGTCGCCTACGTAGAGCCGTCACGGCGCCCGGCAGACGGACGGTACGGCGATAATCCGAACCGCCTTTATCAGCATCATCAGTTCCAGGTTATCTGCAAGCCTTCACCGTACAATATTCAGGAGTTGTATTTGCAGAGCCTGGAAGAACTCGGCATCAATCCGCAGGAGCATGATATCCGTTTCGTTGAAGACAACTGGGAATCGCCGACCCTCGGCGCCTGGGGACTCGGTTGGGAAGTATGGCTTGACGGCATGGAAATCACGCAATTCACGTACTTCCAACAAGTCGGCGGTATTGATGTCAAGCCTGTGTCTTCAGAAATTACCTACGGCATGGAACGACTGGCCATGTATATCCAGGGCGTAGATAACGTCTATGACCTGGAGTGGACGACGGGCGTAACGTACGGTGATATTTTCCACCAAAATGAAGTGGAGCAGTCGACGTATGCCTTTACCTTGAGCGATTCGAAATTGCTGTTTCATCTATTTGATCTCTATGAAGCGGAAGCCATGCGGGTTATTCAGGCCGGTTTCGTCATTCCGGCGTATGATTACGTCCTGAAATGTTCGCATACCTTCAATCTCTTGGATGCCGGCGGCGCTATCAGCGTCAGCGAGCGCGCCGCGTTTATCGGTCGTGTCCGCAATATGGCCCGGGCCTGTGCGAAGACGTATTTGGAGCAGCGTGAGAAATTGGGATTCCCGATGTTGAAGGAGGATAAATAA